The following is a genomic window from Methanophagales archaeon.
ATGAATAAATAGGAAGCTCAAGAACTATAATTATAGTTATAGTTATATGTGGCAAAGTTATCAAATACAAACATCATTAGATTAAGCTGAGCAGGAAGGCAGTATGCGTGGCAAAGTAAAACCGATGAAAATAGAGTGAAAGACCGCACTCTCGATGGCACTATTCGTCGTAGCGTGTTCATGCTCGCATCGAAGTTCATGCTTCCCACCACCGTTCGGGTGATTATCGAAGGGCAATCCACTTACGTACAGGTGGTTCCAAGCGTATATACGACTCTAAATTGTGTAATTTAACCCCCTCCTCCACCCACCAATAAACAAGCTCTCTCGCACTTATCCCCATGCCTTCAGCCAACTGTATGAGGTAGAAAGCTAAATGGAAGGTACAAAACACTCTCTTTTCAACACTTCTACCTGTATATTGATGCAAACGCTTCAATCCAAGCGTATTCTTCACAATATCGAATAATACCTCGATTCTGCTCCGTTTTTCTTTGAACGTTTCCCACTTCTCGATTAGCCTAAGGAATTCTTGCCTGATCTTATTCCAAATGTCAAGCAAATAACCCTTTCCAGCCCATATATCGAGCGGTGGAACGAGATTTGCATCAATCTCCCTCATTTTTCAAGGAGTGGAATAAGTATAATTGCATCATTCGGGCATCCATCGTAGAGTTCATAACCTGATAGCTCGTAATTCTCGGCGTCTATCGCAACGATCAGCTTAAAACCAACATTTTCCATAAATAACATAACTCAAATTCAAAATTGGGTGGTTTCTATAAGTGGGATTGTAGGTGCTTTGGGGAGGGGGTTAAATTTAAGATAGAAGAAGAAAGATTGGACGAGTGAAGGCACCACGTTCACACTTTTATCATAGTCCCAATACCCTTATCGGTGAGCAATTCAAGCAGTATAGTATGGGGTACTTTACCATCAATTATGTGCGCAGTGACGTCATGATAAGCGGCTTTCAAGCATGCTTCCACCTTCGGTATCATCCCACCACCTATGACCCCCTCTGCAACAAGCTCGTTTACCAGCTCCGGTGTCGCCTGCGATATCAAAGTGGAGGGGTCTGCGGGATTACGTAGCAAACCCACGACGTCAGTGAGTAATATCAGCTTTTCTGCTTTTATCACGCACGCTATCTCAGCAGCGACCGAATCGGCATTTACATTCAGGCTGTTTCCCTCCCTGTCCACTGCTATTGGAGATATTACAGGGATATAACCCTGCTCTGCTGTGATATTAATTATCTCGGCATTGATCTCCTCTATCTCACCAACCCACCCGAGGTCTATCTCCTCACCTTCCATACGCTGCTTCGCTTTCTTCCTCGCCACTATCAATTTCCCATCATTGCCCGAGAGCCCGATACCCTTGCCACCGTGCTTCCCAATCAGCGATACTATGCGTTCATTAACACTGCCCACAAGCACCATTCGCGCTATCTCCAGTGTTTCATCATCGGTAATGCGAAGCCCACGGATGAATTTCGGCTTCTTACCCAGTTTCTCCATCAGTTTCGTTATCTCTGGACCGCCGCCATGCACAACCACGGGTTTTATCCCGATGAACCTGAGCAGAACGGTATCACGCATGATGTTATCCATTATGAGTTCATCCACCAGTGCATGTCCACCGACCTTTATCACGATTTTAGCGCCATAAAACTTACGAATATAGGGCAAAGCCTCTATCAGAACCTCTTCTCGCTTCATTCTACCAAAGATATATGAATAATACAATCAATTATAAAATTATTGATAGAGATGAGAGAACTAAAGGAGCTATTGGCAAGATTAGCGGAGGCAGGTGGGATTTCAGGCTATGAAGGTGCGATAAGAGAGATAGTGGAAGAAGAACTGAGGGAGTACGTGGATGAGATAAGGACTGATCGGTTAGGGAATCTGATAGCGAGGAAAGGCGGTAAGAGCCCTTCTGTCATGATAGCTGCGCATCTTGACGAGATAGGGTTGATGGTAAAGCAGATAGAACCAGAGGGTTTCTTACGATTCTCAACCATCGGTGGCTGGTTTGACCAGACATTGCTCAATCAGCGTGTGGTACTGCAACCACAACTAGAGGGTGAAGGTGGCGACATTGTATATGGCGTTATAGGCTCGAAACCACCACACAGAATGAAAAAAGAGGAACGAGAGAAGGTGATCAAAGCTGAGGATATGTTTATAGATATTGGTGCGAAGAGCGAAGAAGAAGTATCAAAGCTGGGCATCACCATCGGTACGCCTGTCATAATAGATGGGTATTTCACATCACTCATAAATGACAGAGTTACGTGCAAAGCCTTTGATAATCGTTCTGGCGTTGCGGTTATGATAGAAGCGCTACGAAGAGTGAACACCGAGTTCGAGTTATATGCAGTGGGCACGGTGCAGGAAGAGGTGGGGCTGAAGGGCGCACGAACGTCTGCATTTGAACTCAATCCCGATGTTGCTATCGCTATTGATACCGATATAGCAGGCGGGCATCCGGGGATAGAGAAGAAAGAAACAACTGTGGAACTGGATAAAGGACCGGTAATCACCGTCTCTGATGCGTCAGGACGCGGTATAATAACACCGCCCGCTGTACTGAAATGGTTAAAGGATACTGCTTCACGATATAATATCCAGTATCAACTGAGTGTGTCCGAAGGTGGGACGACTGATGCCACTGCTATCCATCTCACGAGGGGTGGTATCCCTACCGGTGTGATTGGTGTGCCCACGAGGTATATCCATTCACCCGTGGAACTGTTGAGCCTGAATGACCTGGATAAATGTGCAGAACTCATAGCGAGGGCATTGGAGCACGTGGGTGAATTCTTTTAAAGTCCGGAAATGGAAACGGAATCGGAAACGGAAACGAGAATAAGAGTAAATCTCGGTGGTATAATCCACTTCTCCACGATAGACTGGCGCGGTAAAGCAGCAATAGTGATATTCCTCAGAAGGTGCCCGTTTCGCTGTATCTACTGCCAGAATTACAACCTCATAGAGACTGACAATTATGTGGATATGAAAGAGATAGAAGAAGCGATAAGAGATAGCGAGGATTTCATTGATGCTGTGGTACTATCAGGTGGCGAGCCATTCATGCAACCCGATGCAATAGCTGCGATCTCCAAATACGCACGGCAGAGGTCGCTTTATCTCGGAGTACAGACGAACGGTTACTATCCCGACGCAGTAGAAGCTTTGCTTGATGCCGATGCTTTTGATAAAATCTTCCTCGATATCAAAGCGCCATTGGGTACTATCAGTACCTGTACCAATGCCAATACCAATACTAATACACGCTATGAAGAACTGACAAAAGTGCATGGCGTTTCAGAACGAGTGCGGAAGACATTGGAGATACTCCTCGCGAAAGATGTTGATGCTGAATTAATAACAACGGTATTCAAGAATATCGTAGGTGCTGCAGAAGTGAAACAGATAGTAGAAGAGCTTCATGACATGGGTGCGACATGTTACCCTTATGTAATACAGCAGGGTAGAATCGAGCGTATACCCCCTGATGCAGGCTTGAGCGAGAGGAACATCTTTAGCTATGAAGAACTGGAGGAACTCGCTTCTCTTGCTTATCACACTGCACCGCTAAAGGAGGTTAGAATCCGAACACGAGAGAGGGGGGAAGAAGTGATGTATAAATATAAATAGGAGGAGGGAAAAATCAGAAGTGGTAGCGAAAGGGGGGGAGAAGGAATAGGGGGATAAGAGGATACGTAGGACGTGATTAAAGATGGTAAGCGTTTTTATAGAGGGTGTACCGATGAACTTACGGATTGCGAAAGCGGTCTGTGAGGATAATCGCGATAGAAATGCCAGTTATATCAGGTTTGGACCGCAGATAAGGATAAAAGCGAGTGAGAAGCTCGTTTTAAACCGAGCGAGCTTAGAGCGTGCAATTGAGCGAGCTTTGACAGACGATGAATGGGCGAGTGTCGCCTGGAACCACACCGGGCGAATAACGAAATTGGAACGAGGTGAAATAATATTTGAGGATTCCGAAGAATCAGAGATGCTGGATGCGTACTGGGACATGCGGTTGAGTGCGCTGAAGGGGGGATTTTTAAATAATAATGATAAATGAAGAAGCATGGCAAAGATAGAAATCGTTTGCTGGAAGGATAGAATAGGTGGAGAGATCAAGAGAGAAGTAGTAGAAGCATTCAGCTATGGGTTTACTGTGGGACCGCATGGTGAATGGGAGATGGTGATTGCGAATGAGGACAAAGAAGTGAAGAAGGACGCACTCGTGAATATAAAGATAGAGCAGATAGAAGTGCCTCCAAGGTCAATAGTGGTGCCATGCCCACTAATGCGTCATGCGCTTGGCATAGTTACTTCATTCGCAGCAGTGGGTAAGCCGAAACGAGTTGAAGGCAGGAGACTCCTTGACGAGGCTATCTTTCACCCAATATTTGATGGTACAATAAATAAAGGGCAATTACTCGGTGTTGTAAATATATTCTACGCAGCTATTGAAAGAAGGCTTGTACGGGGTGCAGCGGAGAGGTGGCTGCAGGAAAGATACAGGTATTAGCTTTTGTCGGCGCTCCTGCGGCAGGCAAAACCGAAGCGGCATCTGTGGCGAGGGAGCTGGGCATTCCGGTAGTGGTGATGGGGGATGTAATAAGAGAGGAACTGAAGAGGCGTGGTATCGAATTGAGTGATGCAAATGCAGGTAGAATCGCAACCGAGCTACGGCGCAGGCATGGTATGGACGCGATTGCAAAGAGGTGTATACCGTATATAGAGCGTGCGAGTGAAAAAGCAGGCAGTGAGGTGGTTGTTGTTGATGGTATAAGGGGAATAGCGGAGGTGGAGGCATTTAAAGTGCGATTTGGTGCTGATTTCCTGCTTGTTAACATCCATGCACCTCTTTTTCTCAGGTATAGCCGGCTAAAAAAACGTGGTAGAGGTGATGACTCTTTAAGTCTCGAGGAGTTCAGAAGACGAGAGGAGCGTGAGATAGGATGGGGTATGGGGGAGGCGATGAAGAAAGCATCAGTGGTTATAAAGAACGAAGGTTCACTGGCGGATTTTAAGGCACAGATAAGGGAGCTACTGCTACGTTCTCTGAGTAAGCACAAACATAAGCAAGCATAAACATCATGATAGCGCAAAGTGTTGAGCCGATGGGTGCTTTTTATTTATAAAATATTAAAAAATAATAGCGAGTGATAAGAGATGGGAAAGAAGACTTTAACATTTATAGTGATGTTTGTTCTGCTCGTTGCTTCTATCGTATCAAATGCATACCTCGTGGTTAAGCTTAACCAGCAGCAGGTGAACCCTACAGAGCTTAGAGAGCATGTGAACCGCCTTGAAGCGGCGAATGCATGGTTGGTTAAGGAGCTTTACCAGACAAATCTCTCGTTGCAGCAGGCGAGGGAGCAGTTACAGGTGTACAGAAGTGAGCTTGCTGCATTGAAGGCGCAAATAAACAGAACTACTGCAATAGGAGAAGAAGGTAGTGCCCAGCTCGAAGCTCCCGCAGTGATGCGCCGTATCCAATACCACGGTAACTACCCCTTTTACAGTCGTGAGATTGTAGAGAATGGGACAATGATCAAGGTCTCTGTTGATATAAAGCCCGGGCATGGGCGTGTACTTGTTGTAACAAAGCCACTAATGGGCGTTGTATTCCAGGATGCGGCAAATACCGCGGTTATTGCCGCTGAGAATTACACAGGTATTGATCTCTCGGGAAGCGATGTGATCTTCAGTGTTGAAGCGTCATCAAAAGTTCCGGAAGTGGATGGACCCAGTGCTGGTGCACTTATGACAACGCTCATTATTGCTGCGCTGAAGGATATCTCACTCCCCTCCGATATCACTATGACCGGAACAATCAGCTCGAATGGGCATGTTGGTAAGATAGGGGGCGTTATAGAGAAGGCGAAGGCGGCAAAAGAAGCAGGCAAACGAATTTTTATCCTGCCACGCGAGAACAGTCATCTCATAAGATATGAGGAAGTGAGAGAGCAGGTAGGACTCATAACTATAATCCGAGAGAACCCGGTAGTTGAAGATGCAAAGGAGTACATCGAGAAGAATATAGGTATCCATGTGGAATATGCAGATTCAATAGATGATATCATGAAGATCATCAATGCATAGTTTAGCTTAAGGAAGTCTTACGGAAATGCAGAATGACGACCTGAATATCAATATTCTAAAGCTGATAAAACTACCCGATTTAATATCCATTTGTAATGCGTTATTAGGCTTCTTAGCCATCCTGCTTGTACTCTCTGGTGGTAGTGAGGCATTAAAGGATGCACTTGTGGTTATTCTATCAGCAGCGGTTATTGATGGTCTGGATGGACTGGTAGCGAGGAGGATAGAAAGCTCGCACATGGGCAGATACCTCGATTCGCTCGCTGATATGGTCTCCTTTGGCACTGCACCTGCCATCCTCGCCTTCGTGTTGATAAACGACCGTCTCATGACTGTGGTATGCAGTGCGTATCTGATATGTGGAGAGTTAAGACTCGCGAGATTCGATGCAAGAGCAGCAGAAGCTACCACAGGAGATATGGACGTGGACTTTGAGGGTTTACCAATCACAGGCAGTGCGGTAGTTCTGGCTTCTTTTATGCTGCTTGCGCTCGAACTGCACCTGCACCTTGTAAGCTCATTATTCCTGAACTTTTTAATGGCTGCTCTATGCATCCTTATGACGAGCAGGATACGATATAGAAACCTTAGAGATATGAGAATAGTGATTCCACTGGGCTGCATCTTCTTCGCTCTGATACTATTCTACGCGTTACATTCCCCGCTGTTCATTTATCCCACTGCTATCATTACCGCTTTAGCCGCTTTCTATATCTGCAGTCCAGCAGCTACCTACCTTAAGGAGATGAGAAGCTCACTCACTGAAATACCTTCGGAGCATGAGAAATAGAATAGAGGCGATGAGACTGACCGAACTGCCAAATAGGAATGTCCAGCTATGCGTAGGCGTTAGAGTCCATAGAAATCCCGCTATTAAACTTGCCGGCAGAGCAATCACACCTATCTGGGTATGAAAAGTGCCCAGAGCAGTTGCCCTTATATCTTCTGTGCACAGGTCAGAGACAAAAGCCCGCTGGTTACCATCTACTATTGCATACACCATGCCATAAAGCGGAAATAGAACTAAAAATGCGGCGAGTGAATCGGAGAAAGCGAATCCAAGACAGGTCACAGAGAACAGTAAGTAGCCAGAAATAAGCACTTTCCTCTTCCCTATTCGGTCTGAGAGTGTGCCAAAAGGGATGGCAAGCACTGCGTAGAAGATATTAAAAAAGACATATAAGAGTATAGCAAGAGCTCTTGCTTCCTTCACCGGCATTACGGACGAAAACGCTGTTTCTGCCTTTAATATGAAGAACATATAGGTGAAATTGGCTAATGCGAAAACGGTAGCCACCATAATGAACAACTTAAGAGGTTTTGGCAGTTTTCTCAGGCTTATCTG
Proteins encoded in this region:
- the fliE gene encoding flagellar hook-basal body complex protein FliE, whose translation is MAAGKIQVLAFVGAPAAGKTEAASVARELGIPVVVMGDVIREELKRRGIELSDANAGRIATELRRRHGMDAIAKRCIPYIERASEKAGSEVVVVDGIRGIAEVEAFKVRFGADFLLVNIHAPLFLRYSRLKKRGRGDDSLSLEEFRRREEREIGWGMGEAMKKASVVIKNEGSLADFKAQIRELLLRSLSKHKHKQA
- a CDS encoding anaerobic ribonucleoside-triphosphate reductase activating protein; translated protein: METESETETRIRVNLGGIIHFSTIDWRGKAAIVIFLRRCPFRCIYCQNYNLIETDNYVDMKEIEEAIRDSEDFIDAVVLSGGEPFMQPDAIAAISKYARQRSLYLGVQTNGYYPDAVEALLDADAFDKIFLDIKAPLGTISTCTNANTNTNTRYEELTKVHGVSERVRKTLEILLAKDVDAELITTVFKNIVGAAEVKQIVEELHDMGATCYPYVIQQGRIERIPPDAGLSERNIFSYEELEELASLAYHTAPLKEVRIRTRERGEEVMYKYK
- a CDS encoding DUF22 domain-containing protein; translated protein: MAKIEIVCWKDRIGGEIKREVVEAFSYGFTVGPHGEWEMVIANEDKEVKKDALVNIKIEQIEVPPRSIVVPCPLMRHALGIVTSFAAVGKPKRVEGRRLLDEAIFHPIFDGTINKGQLLGVVNIFYAAIERRLVRGAAERWLQERYRY
- the argB gene encoding acetylglutamate kinase, which translates into the protein MKREEVLIEALPYIRKFYGAKIVIKVGGHALVDELIMDNIMRDTVLLRFIGIKPVVVHGGGPEITKLMEKLGKKPKFIRGLRITDDETLEIARMVLVGSVNERIVSLIGKHGGKGIGLSGNDGKLIVARKKAKQRMEGEEIDLGWVGEIEEINAEIINITAEQGYIPVISPIAVDREGNSLNVNADSVAAEIACVIKAEKLILLTDVVGLLRNPADPSTLISQATPELVNELVAEGVIGGGMIPKVEACLKAAYHDVTAHIIDGKVPHTILLELLTDKGIGTMIKV
- the pssA gene encoding CDP-diacylglycerol--serine O-phosphatidyltransferase, encoding MQNDDLNINILKLIKLPDLISICNALLGFLAILLVLSGGSEALKDALVVILSAAVIDGLDGLVARRIESSHMGRYLDSLADMVSFGTAPAILAFVLINDRLMTVVCSAYLICGELRLARFDARAAEATTGDMDVDFEGLPITGSAVVLASFMLLALELHLHLVSSLFLNFLMAALCILMTSRIRYRNLRDMRIVIPLGCIFFALILFYALHSPLFIYPTAIITALAAFYICSPAATYLKEMRSSLTEIPSEHEK
- a CDS encoding M42 family metallopeptidase encodes the protein MRELKELLARLAEAGGISGYEGAIREIVEEELREYVDEIRTDRLGNLIARKGGKSPSVMIAAHLDEIGLMVKQIEPEGFLRFSTIGGWFDQTLLNQRVVLQPQLEGEGGDIVYGVIGSKPPHRMKKEEREKVIKAEDMFIDIGAKSEEEVSKLGITIGTPVIIDGYFTSLINDRVTCKAFDNRSGVAVMIEALRRVNTEFELYAVGTVQEEVGLKGARTSAFELNPDVAIAIDTDIAGGHPGIEKKETTVELDKGPVITVSDASGRGIITPPAVLKWLKDTASRYNIQYQLSVSEGGTTDATAIHLTRGGIPTGVIGVPTRYIHSPVELLSLNDLDKCAELIARALEHVGEFF